The proteins below come from a single Crossiella sp. CA-258035 genomic window:
- a CDS encoding glycosyltransferase 87 family protein, translated as MTSLSERSIGRIPHLGRWAVLALIGAVLLHGAMFLLWPKAAPVGVDMNIYRAGGLAVWEGRALYQGPVTYQNLFTYPPISALVFVPLTVLPIIPLVVLTLLAHFALLVLVVRQCWLLLGYRADRTAWLVSVLVAGFALWLEPVWLTVALGQVNLLLMLLVLWDARSVRAGSRWQGAGIGLAAGFKLTPVIFIAFLLVTGRFRAAGTAVLTFLGTVALGFLVVPSDAWQYWTSTFFNANRIGDLASSSNQSLAGMLARFAGTNQPASWPWLLVAGLAGIAGFAVAWRAHRRGEVLLSWTVVGLTGCAVSPFSWEHHWVWFLPLLVFALDLVLTGQRALGLPLLAGGYLLAFCWFTQWTPFGSSQEPGKGLFSWDSGPLQVLTRNVFVLIFVGALVLVTVHLRRESGKIPGLEPVPSRRLLS; from the coding sequence GTGACCAGCTTGTCCGAACGCTCGATCGGCCGGATCCCGCACCTGGGCCGCTGGGCCGTCCTCGCCCTGATCGGCGCGGTGCTGCTGCACGGGGCGATGTTCCTGCTCTGGCCCAAGGCCGCGCCGGTCGGGGTGGACATGAACATCTACCGCGCCGGCGGCCTGGCTGTCTGGGAGGGCCGGGCGCTCTACCAGGGGCCGGTGACCTACCAGAACCTGTTCACCTACCCGCCGATCTCGGCGCTGGTGTTCGTGCCGTTGACCGTGCTGCCGATCATCCCGCTGGTGGTGCTCACCCTGCTCGCGCACTTCGCGCTGCTGGTCCTGGTGGTGCGGCAGTGCTGGCTGCTGCTGGGCTACCGGGCCGACCGGACCGCGTGGCTGGTCTCGGTGCTGGTGGCCGGGTTCGCGCTGTGGCTGGAGCCGGTGTGGCTGACCGTGGCGCTGGGCCAGGTCAACCTGCTGCTGATGCTGCTGGTGCTCTGGGACGCCCGCTCGGTGCGCGCGGGCTCCCGCTGGCAGGGCGCCGGCATCGGGCTGGCCGCCGGGTTCAAGCTCACCCCGGTGATCTTCATCGCCTTCCTGCTGGTCACCGGCCGGTTCCGGGCCGCGGGCACTGCGGTGCTGACCTTCCTCGGCACGGTCGCGCTCGGCTTCCTGGTGGTGCCCTCCGACGCCTGGCAGTACTGGACGAGCACCTTCTTCAACGCCAACCGGATCGGTGACCTGGCCTCCAGCAGCAACCAGTCCCTGGCCGGCATGCTGGCCCGTTTCGCGGGCACCAACCAGCCGGCGAGCTGGCCCTGGCTGCTGGTGGCCGGACTGGCCGGGATCGCCGGGTTCGCGGTCGCCTGGCGGGCGCACCGGCGCGGGGAGGTGCTGCTGAGCTGGACGGTGGTCGGGCTGACCGGCTGCGCGGTGTCCCCGTTCTCCTGGGAGCACCACTGGGTGTGGTTCCTGCCGCTGCTGGTCTTCGCGCTCGACCTGGTGCTGACCGGACAGCGCGCCCTCGGCCTGCCGCTGCTGGCCGGCGGGTACCTGCTGGCCTTCTGCTGGTTCACCCAGTGGACGCCGTTCGGGTCCTCCCAGGAACCGGGCAAGGGCCTGTTCTCCTGGGACTCCGGTCCGTTGCAGGTGCTCACCCGCAACGTGTTCGTGCTGATCTTCGTGGGCGCGTTGGTGCTGGTCACCGTGCACTTGCGGCGCGAGAGCGGGAAAATCCCTGGCCT
- a CDS encoding S9 family peptidase: MRPEDLPFLRVPGIPALHGDHLVVAVSSADVAADAYRGGLWRVPLAGGTPRRISTGLADTQPRISPDGAWLAFLRVAGDSGTEARPQLYVMPTAGGEPVRLTELPLGAGVPAWAPDSGSLAFTARVPEPGRYGTAKGVGPEAEPPRRITGLTYRFDGIGFLGDRPAQVHVVGLPGPDGATTPPRRLTELTVDAADVSFTPDGRHVLFTAHRALGAEGPTFHTDVYAVPVAGGEPVLVVRTEGSAEYPVADGDTVYFLGEHFRPGRWVAVNPGLWSAPLRLDGEPEHPLRLTEAESVAVERAPGPPVVVEGGVLVAVAHRGAVQVRLVPSGAKEAPLAELPLLAGERAAVLGFTAHGGRAVAVVSTVDNPGEVVLLGENPVTLTDFNADLRAKGLRGWREVETTAPDGYPVHGWVMLPEGEGPHPVLLSIHGGPFRFYSWGFFDEAQVYAGAGYAVVLGNPRGSASYGEAHGAVVAGTGLGVAEDTGDLLALLDAALESPELDADRVGVMGGSYGGFMTGWLAAHHGERFRAAWSERALNAWDSFVGSSDIGWWFAEAYGKDEETRRRQSPLTHADKITIPFLIAHSEQDWRCPVEQAQRMFVALQRNGTPSELLLFPGEGHELTRSGRPKHRVQRFDAVLEWWSRHLL; encoded by the coding sequence ATGCGCCCGGAGGATCTTCCTTTTCTGCGAGTTCCCGGTATCCCCGCCCTGCACGGCGACCACCTGGTGGTGGCGGTCTCCAGTGCCGACGTCGCCGCCGACGCCTACCGGGGCGGGCTGTGGCGGGTGCCGCTGGCCGGTGGCACGCCGAGGCGGATCAGCACCGGGCTCGCCGACACCCAGCCGAGGATCTCCCCGGACGGCGCCTGGCTGGCCTTCCTGCGGGTGGCCGGTGACTCCGGCACCGAGGCCAGGCCGCAGCTCTACGTCATGCCCACCGCCGGTGGCGAGCCGGTGCGGCTCACCGAGCTGCCGCTGGGCGCCGGTGTGCCCGCCTGGGCGCCGGACTCCGGCTCGCTGGCCTTCACCGCCAGGGTGCCCGAGCCGGGCCGCTACGGCACCGCCAAGGGCGTCGGGCCCGAGGCCGAGCCGCCGCGCCGGATCACCGGTCTGACCTACCGCTTCGACGGCATCGGCTTCCTCGGCGACCGCCCGGCCCAGGTGCACGTGGTCGGCCTGCCGGGACCCGACGGCGCGACCACGCCGCCGCGGCGGCTCACCGAGCTGACCGTGGACGCCGCCGACGTCAGCTTCACCCCGGACGGGCGGCACGTGCTGTTCACCGCCCACCGCGCGCTCGGCGCGGAGGGGCCCACCTTCCACACCGACGTCTACGCGGTCCCGGTGGCCGGTGGCGAGCCGGTGCTGGTGGTGCGCACCGAGGGCTCCGCGGAGTACCCGGTGGCCGACGGGGACACCGTGTACTTCCTCGGCGAGCACTTCCGGCCGGGCCGCTGGGTCGCGGTCAACCCCGGCCTGTGGTCGGCCCCGCTGCGACTGGACGGCGAACCGGAGCATCCGCTACGGTTGACCGAGGCGGAGTCGGTCGCGGTTGAGCGGGCGCCCGGTCCGCCCGTGGTGGTCGAGGGTGGCGTGCTGGTCGCGGTGGCGCACCGGGGCGCGGTGCAGGTCCGCCTAGTGCCCTCGGGCGCCAAGGAGGCGCCGCTGGCCGAGCTGCCGCTGCTGGCCGGCGAGCGGGCCGCGGTGCTCGGCTTCACCGCGCACGGCGGGCGCGCCGTCGCGGTGGTGTCCACTGTGGACAACCCCGGCGAGGTGGTGCTGCTGGGCGAGAACCCGGTGACACTGACCGACTTCAACGCCGACCTGCGGGCCAAGGGTCTGCGCGGCTGGCGGGAGGTCGAGACCACCGCGCCGGACGGCTACCCGGTGCACGGCTGGGTCATGCTGCCCGAGGGCGAGGGTCCGCACCCGGTGCTGCTGTCCATCCACGGCGGTCCGTTCCGCTTCTACAGCTGGGGCTTCTTCGACGAGGCCCAGGTCTACGCCGGCGCCGGGTACGCGGTGGTGCTGGGCAACCCGCGCGGCTCGGCCAGCTACGGCGAGGCGCACGGGGCGGTGGTGGCCGGCACCGGTCTCGGCGTGGCCGAGGACACCGGTGACCTGCTCGCGCTGCTGGACGCGGCCCTGGAGTCCCCGGAGCTGGACGCGGACCGGGTGGGCGTGATGGGCGGCTCCTACGGCGGCTTCATGACCGGCTGGCTGGCCGCGCACCACGGCGAGCGCTTCCGCGCGGCCTGGAGCGAGCGCGCGCTCAACGCCTGGGACTCCTTCGTCGGCTCCTCCGACATCGGCTGGTGGTTCGCCGAGGCCTACGGCAAGGACGAGGAGACCCGGCGCAGGCAGAGCCCGCTCACGCACGCGGACAAGATCACCATCCCGTTCCTGATCGCGCACTCCGAACAGGACTGGCGCTGCCCGGTGGAGCAGGCCCAGCGGATGTTCGTGGCCCTGCAACGCAACGGCACGCCCTCGGAACTGCTGCTCTTCCCCGGCGAGGGGCACGAGCTGACCAGGAGCGGGCGGCCGAAGCACCGGGTGCAGCGCTTCGACGCGGTGCTGGAATGGTGGTCCCGGCACCTCCTCTAG
- a CDS encoding TerC family protein: MLVPAWLWIATVVGLLALIAIDLVIVDRKPHEVTVGEASRWVIFYVAAAVLFGLGLWYFSGSQYAGEFFAGYITEYSLSIDNLFVFVIIMSTFAVPSIHQHKVLLIGILLALVMRGAFIAAGAALIEQFSWIFYIFGGFLLFVAYKQARQGEGNEEEFKEPKLVGYARKVLPVTKDYQGAKSFVKIDGKRWVTPMFIVMLAIGLTDLLFAVDSIPAIFALTKEPYLVFTANAFALMGLRQLYFLIGGLLNRLVYLHIGLAVILGFIGFKLVFEALASNNLPFLNDGKPISWAPHIGIEVSLPFIIGVLIITTVASLLKTRNDAKKDEAAAAK, translated from the coding sequence GTGCTCGTCCCCGCTTGGCTGTGGATCGCAACTGTGGTCGGACTACTGGCCCTGATCGCGATCGACCTCGTGATCGTCGACCGCAAACCGCACGAGGTGACGGTCGGGGAGGCCTCCCGCTGGGTCATCTTCTACGTGGCCGCCGCGGTGCTCTTCGGACTCGGGCTCTGGTATTTCTCCGGATCCCAGTACGCCGGGGAGTTCTTTGCCGGCTACATCACCGAATACTCGTTGAGTATCGACAACCTGTTCGTGTTCGTGATCATCATGAGCACGTTCGCGGTCCCCTCGATCCACCAGCACAAGGTGCTGCTCATCGGCATCCTGTTGGCACTGGTCATGCGCGGCGCGTTCATCGCGGCAGGCGCGGCGCTGATCGAGCAGTTCAGCTGGATCTTCTACATCTTCGGTGGCTTCCTGCTCTTCGTGGCCTACAAGCAGGCGCGGCAGGGCGAGGGCAACGAGGAGGAGTTCAAGGAGCCCAAGCTCGTCGGCTACGCCCGCAAGGTGCTGCCGGTGACCAAGGACTACCAGGGCGCCAAGTCCTTCGTGAAGATCGACGGCAAGCGCTGGGTCACCCCGATGTTCATCGTGATGCTGGCGATCGGCCTGACCGACCTGCTCTTCGCGGTCGACTCGATCCCGGCGATCTTCGCGCTGACCAAGGAGCCCTACTTGGTCTTCACCGCCAACGCCTTCGCGCTGATGGGCCTGCGGCAGCTGTACTTCCTCATCGGCGGCCTGCTCAACCGCCTGGTGTACCTGCACATCGGCCTGGCGGTCATCCTCGGCTTCATCGGCTTCAAGCTGGTGTTCGAGGCGCTGGCCTCCAACAACCTGCCGTTCCTCAACGACGGCAAGCCGATCTCCTGGGCCCCGCACATCGGCATCGAGGTCTCGCTGCCGTTCATCATCGGCGTGCTGATCATCACCACCGTGGCCAGCCTGCTCAAGACCCGCAACGACGCCAAGAAGGACGAGGCGGCCGCCGCCAAGTGA
- a CDS encoding antibiotic biosynthesis monooxygenase family protein, with protein MVLEITELLLRPGAEERFTAFAEVTVRRLLTEPGCLSARLTRGLENPSRFVLLVEWETITRSAAPTRQWPPELTPLFAAPPLIELFDPAGAP; from the coding sequence ATGGTGCTGGAGATCACCGAGCTCCTGCTCCGTCCGGGCGCAGAGGAGCGGTTCACCGCGTTCGCCGAGGTCACGGTGCGGCGACTGCTCACCGAACCCGGCTGCCTCTCGGCCAGGCTGACCAGGGGCCTGGAGAACCCGAGCCGGTTCGTGCTGCTGGTGGAGTGGGAGACGATCACCCGTTCGGCTGCGCCCACGCGGCAGTGGCCGCCGGAGCTGACCCCGCTGTTCGCCGCCCCGCCGCTGATCGAGCTGTTCGACCCGGCGGGTGCGCCGTGA
- a CDS encoding antibiotic biosynthesis monooxygenase family protein, whose amino-acid sequence MILTITELLVVPGAEAEFLIAVDKALPELLAAAGCHSARLVRCTSAPERFVLLSEWATLEAHTEDFYRSEAFLRWRDAVSEHLCEPPRVEHAEDLTGLITR is encoded by the coding sequence GTGATCCTGACCATCACCGAGCTGCTGGTCGTGCCGGGCGCGGAGGCGGAGTTCCTGATCGCGGTGGACAAGGCGCTGCCCGAGCTGCTCGCCGCCGCCGGCTGCCACTCCGCCCGGCTGGTCCGCTGCACCTCCGCGCCGGAGCGGTTCGTGCTGCTCTCGGAGTGGGCGACACTGGAGGCGCACACCGAGGACTTCTACCGCTCGGAGGCGTTCCTGCGCTGGCGGGACGCGGTCAGCGAGCACCTGTGCGAGCCGCCCAGGGTGGAGCACGCCGAGGACCTCACCGGACTGATCACCCGGTGA
- a CDS encoding alpha/beta fold hydrolase — MPRPSRARRTWSLLAVVALLLIAAGGFWWSQRDEVKPTVSQRELRLDVVDGPRKDEPIQLDATLYLPERTPAPAVIVAHGFGGNKNSVAQESRELAERGFVALAYSARGFGASTGQIALNAPEYEVEDAKQLVDWLSRQPEVTKDGDNDPKVGVTGGSYGGALALMLAGYDRRVDAIAPVITWNDLNQALLPNAGSTQPLAAGTPAAGAFGTDGVFKRTWAGLFFSAGLGPASVAGGEPRGEAPEPGSSTTSQPEPLPGAGDAGQGQDRGQGMGRPGEGQPRGQELTCGRFRPEVCAAYREAATTGRASQATVDLLHRSSPASVTNRITVPSMIVQGEADTLFGLDQSDANARQIAAAGGKVKTVWYAGGHDGAAPGPALRAEIGQWFDFHLAGRGADPGTEFEYAVQGSFRRTGAPAVRTVSVSNYPGLAGPDNAPVQQQKIALTGPEQPVLNPAGGNPAALSAVPGLSGRVGGGSGGSAIATNLAVDIPGQFAAFGSEPVTEQVLIAGAPQVRLKVSGVPGQPNPGEAVLFVKLYEVAKEGQRTLAGGAVAPVRVKDLPQDGSPVEVTVTLPGVVRPVAEGNRLMVVAATTDQSYAPSVDPAVFRVGLAGDNALAVPLVPGQRSAGVVPWGTLAGIGGVLAVALIASAVAAIRRRRADDVDEELLETPLVIRDLTKSYPGKLTAVDGLSFTVERGQVLGLLGPNGAGKTTTLRMLMGLVQPTEGEIRVFGHLVHSGAPVLSRTGSFVEGSGFLPHLSGTANLHLYWAATGRPVAEARFAEALEIAGLGTAVRRKVGTYSQGMRQRLAIAQAMLGLPDLLVLDEPANGLDPPQIHHMRDVLRRYAETGRTVVVSSHLLAEVEQTCSHVVVMHRGRLVAEGEVAEIVAGGGEVSFRVDNPSDAVIALKAVDGVGEVSAEGSTVHADLGALPRSVAVNALVHAGVAVEQVGPRRRLEDAFLQLVGEETVQ, encoded by the coding sequence GTGCCCCGGCCCTCCCGTGCCCGCAGGACATGGTCCCTGCTCGCTGTCGTCGCCCTGCTGCTGATCGCGGCCGGCGGCTTCTGGTGGTCCCAGCGTGACGAGGTCAAGCCCACCGTCAGCCAGCGCGAGCTACGCCTGGACGTGGTGGACGGACCGCGCAAGGACGAGCCCATCCAGCTCGACGCCACCCTGTACCTGCCGGAGCGGACACCGGCCCCCGCGGTGATCGTCGCGCACGGCTTCGGCGGCAACAAGAACAGCGTCGCGCAGGAGTCCCGCGAGCTGGCCGAGCGCGGGTTCGTCGCGCTGGCCTACTCCGCGCGCGGCTTCGGCGCCTCCACCGGGCAGATCGCGCTGAACGCGCCGGAGTACGAGGTCGAGGACGCCAAGCAGCTCGTGGACTGGCTGTCCCGGCAGCCGGAGGTGACCAAGGACGGCGACAACGACCCCAAGGTCGGCGTCACCGGCGGCTCCTACGGCGGCGCGCTCGCGCTGATGCTGGCCGGGTACGACCGCAGGGTGGACGCGATCGCGCCGGTGATCACCTGGAACGACCTGAATCAGGCGCTGCTGCCCAACGCCGGGAGCACCCAGCCGCTGGCCGCGGGCACTCCCGCGGCCGGCGCGTTCGGCACCGACGGGGTGTTCAAGCGGACCTGGGCCGGACTGTTCTTCTCCGCCGGGCTCGGCCCGGCCTCGGTGGCCGGTGGCGAACCGCGCGGCGAGGCCCCCGAACCCGGCAGCAGCACCACCAGCCAGCCCGAACCGCTGCCCGGCGCCGGTGACGCCGGCCAGGGCCAGGACCGTGGTCAGGGCATGGGCCGGCCCGGCGAGGGCCAGCCGCGCGGGCAGGAGCTGACCTGTGGCCGGTTCCGGCCCGAGGTGTGCGCGGCCTACCGCGAGGCGGCCACCACCGGCCGCGCCTCCCAGGCGACCGTGGACCTGCTGCACCGGTCCTCCCCGGCCAGCGTGACCAACCGGATCACGGTGCCCTCGATGATCGTCCAGGGCGAGGCGGACACCCTCTTCGGCCTGGACCAGTCCGATGCCAACGCCCGCCAGATCGCCGCGGCCGGCGGCAAGGTCAAGACGGTCTGGTACGCCGGTGGCCACGACGGCGCAGCGCCGGGACCGGCGCTGCGCGCGGAGATCGGCCAGTGGTTCGACTTCCACCTGGCCGGCCGCGGCGCGGACCCCGGCACCGAGTTCGAGTACGCGGTGCAGGGCTCGTTCCGGCGCACCGGCGCTCCGGCGGTGCGCACCGTCTCGGTGTCGAACTACCCCGGCCTGGCCGGTCCGGACAACGCGCCGGTGCAGCAGCAGAAGATCGCGCTGACCGGGCCGGAGCAGCCGGTGCTCAACCCGGCAGGCGGCAACCCCGCGGCGCTGAGCGCGGTGCCCGGCCTCAGCGGCCGGGTCGGCGGCGGCAGCGGCGGCAGCGCCATCGCCACCAACCTCGCGGTGGACATCCCCGGCCAGTTCGCCGCCTTCGGCTCCGAGCCGGTGACCGAGCAGGTGCTGATCGCGGGCGCGCCGCAGGTGCGGCTGAAGGTCAGCGGGGTGCCCGGCCAGCCGAACCCCGGCGAGGCGGTGCTGTTCGTCAAGCTCTACGAGGTCGCCAAGGAAGGCCAGCGGACCCTGGCCGGTGGCGCGGTCGCCCCGGTCCGGGTGAAGGACCTGCCGCAGGACGGCAGCCCGGTCGAGGTCACCGTGACCCTGCCCGGCGTGGTCCGCCCGGTGGCCGAGGGCAACCGGCTGATGGTGGTCGCCGCGACCACCGACCAGTCCTACGCGCCCAGCGTGGACCCGGCGGTGTTCCGGGTCGGCCTGGCCGGGGACAACGCGCTGGCGGTGCCGCTGGTGCCCGGCCAGCGCTCGGCCGGTGTGGTCCCGTGGGGCACGCTGGCCGGGATCGGCGGGGTGCTGGCGGTCGCGCTGATCGCCTCGGCCGTGGCCGCGATCCGCCGCCGCCGGGCCGACGACGTGGACGAGGAGCTGCTGGAGACCCCGCTGGTCATCCGCGACCTCACCAAGTCCTACCCCGGCAAGCTCACCGCGGTCGACGGGCTGTCCTTCACGGTCGAGCGTGGTCAGGTGCTGGGCCTGCTCGGTCCCAACGGCGCGGGCAAGACCACCACGCTGCGCATGCTGATGGGCCTGGTGCAACCCACCGAGGGCGAGATCAGGGTGTTCGGGCACCTGGTGCACTCCGGCGCGCCGGTGCTGTCCCGGACCGGCTCGTTCGTGGAGGGCTCCGGCTTCCTGCCGCACCTGTCCGGCACCGCGAACCTGCACCTGTACTGGGCCGCCACCGGCCGCCCGGTGGCCGAGGCCAGGTTCGCCGAGGCGCTGGAGATCGCCGGGCTGGGCACCGCGGTGCGCCGCAAGGTCGGCACCTACAGCCAGGGCATGCGGCAGCGGCTGGCCATCGCCCAGGCCATGCTCGGCCTGCCGGACCTGCTGGTGCTCGACGAACCGGCCAACGGGCTGGACCCGCCGCAGATCCACCACATGCGCGACGTGCTGCGCCGCTACGCCGAGACCGGCCGCACTGTGGTCGTCTCCAGCCACCTGCTCGCCGAGGTGGAGCAGACGTGCAGCCACGTGGTGGTCATGCACCGGGGACGGCTGGTCGCCGAGGGCGAGGTGGCCGAGATCGTGGCCGGCGGCGGCGAGGTCAGCTTCCGGGTGGACAACCCCTCCGACGCGGTGATCGCGCTCAAGGCGGTCGACGGCGTCGGCGAGGTCAGCGCCGAGGGCAGCACGGTGCACGCCGACCTGGGCGCGCTGCCCCGCTCAGTGGCGGTGAACGCGCTGGTGCACGCCGGGGTCGCGGTCGAGCAGGTCGGGCCGCGCCGACGGCTGGAGGACGCGTTCCTCCAGCTGGTGGGAGAGGAGACCGTGCAGTGA
- a CDS encoding ABC transporter permease, with translation MSEETAVTHPLTDRKVAADGSIEGYRASHTLPIRVELARQLRRRRTQVTLALLAVLPIVLLLAFELGASQNARRSGGLVDLATASGQNFVTFALFASSSFLLVVVVALFFGDTVASEASWSSLKYLLAIPVPRGRLLRQKAIVSGMLAIAGLIVLPGMALIVGLIFYGGGDMVTPTGESVALADGLSALGLAMLYLMIHLFWVAGLALYLSVSTDAPLSAVGGAALVSIVSQILDQITDLGSLRNYLPTHYSFAWADLLSTDIDWTGMASGVLSALVYGTVFLMLAARRFATKDITS, from the coding sequence GTGAGCGAGGAAACGGCTGTGACGCACCCGCTGACCGACCGCAAGGTCGCCGCGGACGGTTCCATCGAGGGCTACCGGGCCTCGCACACGCTGCCGATCAGGGTGGAGCTGGCCCGCCAGCTGCGCCGCCGCCGCACCCAGGTCACCCTGGCGCTGCTGGCGGTGCTGCCGATCGTGCTGCTGCTGGCCTTCGAGCTGGGCGCCAGCCAGAACGCCCGCCGTTCCGGCGGCCTGGTCGACCTGGCCACCGCCAGCGGGCAGAACTTCGTCACCTTCGCGCTGTTCGCCTCCTCCAGCTTCCTGCTGGTGGTCGTGGTCGCGCTGTTCTTCGGCGACACCGTGGCCAGCGAGGCATCCTGGTCCAGCCTGAAGTACCTGCTGGCCATCCCGGTGCCGCGCGGACGGCTGCTGCGGCAGAAGGCGATCGTCTCCGGCATGCTGGCCATCGCCGGGCTGATCGTGCTGCCCGGCATGGCCCTGATCGTCGGGCTGATCTTCTACGGCGGCGGTGACATGGTCACGCCCACCGGCGAGTCGGTGGCGCTGGCCGACGGGCTCAGCGCGCTCGGGCTGGCCATGCTGTACCTGATGATCCACCTGTTCTGGGTGGCCGGGCTGGCGCTGTACCTGTCGGTGTCCACCGACGCGCCGCTGTCCGCGGTGGGCGGGGCCGCGCTGGTCTCCATCGTCTCGCAGATCCTGGACCAGATCACCGACCTGGGCAGCCTGCGCAACTACCTGCCCACGCACTACTCCTTCGCCTGGGCCGACCTGCTCAGCACCGACATCGACTGGACCGGCATGGCCAGCGGCGTGTTGTCCGCGCTGGTCTACGGCACGGTGTTCCTGATGCTGGCGGCCCGCCGGTTCGCCACCAAGGACATCACCAGCTGA